From Stenotrophomonas nitritireducens, the proteins below share one genomic window:
- the dcd gene encoding dCTP deaminase, with protein MSIKSDRWIRQMSEQQGMISPYEAGQVKQVDGQRIVSYGTSSYGYDVRCSREFKVFTNINSTIVDPKHFDPKSFVDIEADECIIPPNSFALARTVEFFRIPRDTLVVCLGKSTYARCGIIVNVTPLEPEWEGHVTLEFSNTTPLPARIYANEGVAQMLFFQADKDDVCETSYKDRGGKYQGQTGVTLPRT; from the coding sequence ATGAGCATCAAGAGCGACCGTTGGATCCGCCAAATGTCCGAACAGCAGGGCATGATCTCGCCCTACGAAGCCGGCCAGGTCAAGCAGGTGGACGGCCAGCGTATCGTCAGTTACGGCACTTCCAGCTATGGCTACGACGTGCGTTGCTCGCGTGAATTCAAGGTGTTCACCAACATCAACTCGACCATTGTCGACCCCAAGCACTTCGACCCGAAGAGCTTTGTCGATATCGAGGCCGATGAGTGCATCATCCCGCCGAACTCGTTCGCGCTGGCACGCACGGTGGAGTTCTTCCGCATCCCGCGCGACACCCTGGTGGTGTGCCTGGGCAAGAGCACCTACGCGCGCTGCGGCATCATCGTCAACGTCACCCCGCTGGAGCCGGAGTGGGAAGGCCATGTGACGCTGGAGTTCTCCAACACGACGCCGCTGCCGGCCCGCATCTACGCCAACGAAGGTGTGGCGCAGATGCTGTTTTTCCAGGCCGACAAGGATGATGTCTGCGAAACCTCGTACAAGGATCGCGGCGGCAAGTACCAGGGCCAGACCGGCGTTACCTTGCCGCGTACCTGA
- the apbC gene encoding iron-sulfur cluster carrier protein ApbC, whose protein sequence is MRSIPLGGAHKVQKGLSPHSRIRNVIAVGSGKGGVGKSTTAVNLALALKALGARVGVLDADIYGPSVPAMLGLSGRPESPDNKSIEPLRAFGVEAMSIGFLIEPDSPMIWRGPMATSALTQLFNDTLWDDLDFLLIDLPPGTGDIQLTLSQKIPVAGAVIVTTPQDIATLDARKALNMFEKVEVPVLGIIENMAVHTCSNCGHVEHLFGEGGGQRMAEQYGVPLLGSLPLDIAIREQGDVGAPIVVAQPESAAAKAYLAAAQRMTEELAKRPRASIPILSTLT, encoded by the coding sequence ATCCGGTCGATTCCGTTGGGCGGTGCCCACAAAGTGCAGAAGGGGCTATCCCCCCATTCACGTATCCGCAATGTCATTGCGGTGGGCTCGGGCAAGGGCGGGGTGGGCAAGTCCACCACGGCCGTAAACCTGGCCCTGGCGCTGAAGGCGTTGGGTGCCCGGGTGGGCGTGCTGGATGCCGATATCTACGGGCCCAGCGTGCCGGCCATGCTTGGTTTGAGCGGGCGGCCGGAGAGCCCGGACAACAAGTCCATCGAGCCGCTGCGGGCATTCGGGGTCGAGGCGATGTCGATCGGTTTCCTGATCGAGCCGGACTCACCGATGATCTGGCGTGGGCCGATGGCCACCTCGGCGCTGACCCAGCTGTTCAACGACACGCTGTGGGATGACCTGGATTTCCTGTTGATCGATCTGCCGCCGGGTACCGGCGACATCCAGCTGACGCTGTCGCAGAAGATCCCGGTCGCCGGTGCGGTGATCGTCACCACGCCGCAGGACATCGCCACGCTGGATGCGCGCAAGGCTTTGAATATGTTCGAGAAGGTTGAGGTGCCGGTGTTGGGCATCATCGAGAACATGGCCGTGCATACCTGCAGCAACTGTGGCCATGTCGAGCATCTGTTCGGCGAAGGCGGCGGTCAGCGGATGGCCGAGCAGTACGGTGTGCCCTTGTTGGGCTCGTTGCCGCTGGATATAGCCATCCGCGAGCAGGGGGATGTCGGTGCGCCGATCGTCGTCGCGCAGCCGGAGTCGGCAGCGGCAAAAGCCTATCTGGCGGCGGCGCAGCGGATGACAGAGGAATTGGCCAAGCGCCCACGTGCCAGCATTCCGATTCTGTCCACGTTGACTTGA
- a CDS encoding TonB-dependent receptor plug domain-containing protein, with product MAIRSPLIRHPLSFALVSAMALTINAQAHAQEAEPQPGHEVTNKSATNLDKVTVTGSRIKRAEVEGPAPVTVITSAQIEREGFTTVFDALNTLTQASGSTQNEIFQGGFTPNASVINLRGLGPGRTLLLINGRRAADYPLPYNGQSNFANFGNIPAAAVERIELLAGGASAIYGSDAVAGVVNIVLKTNFEGDLIKIKGSTTTDGGRDRADLQWIGGKTGDKWSLTYAVEYFNSEPLHAYQRDFMDSLLDNPLPPDFVGIQPSGTMRVRDRTKSANSYIAPPPGACEQMGDEWVRHNYRSANAAGTITNLGQACGTYKDVGYQTISNGNNDISAYLYGTFDFDSGVQAWASLQTYWSRAKYTGGTQFWGGPTVGGLWYDQGLGTIVDAQRIFTPMEAGGLNNLMSKNDEKSYDLAVGFKGNFGERFDWDATVSRAEYRIKVESPRLVASKINDWFLGPRLGTRSGYAVYDLNEAHYYSALTPEQFASMSTTLKTDAKSYVNQGNFVVSGDLFELPAGPLGFAAIVEASQQEYKLNEDPRILPDYTGVDRPYNRTGTGGGGKRDRYATGVELSIPIFDSLKASLAGRLDKYDDVTAVDDARTWNAGLEWRPFSNLLLRGSYATSFRAPDMHYVFAERSGSYSPVLDVRRCLESGRVAAQCTSTDTATNYTAFGVRQGTKDLKEETGKSWTAGFVWDIIDGLSVSADYYHIELEDVVSDITSAYILEGEAGCITGKTRNGQPFTLGAPGSAFCNDMLSRVSRLSAPGTPNDGQITEIRRGPINRAVLGTKGIDATLDYRLDTDRMGDFRVQLGWSHTLGQTSAQFKNDPVLDYRDDLGNFDFRSRIRATGTWQRDDWQAALFMVRYGSLPNWQETGRVAPYFIWNGSIGKKITEKAQVNLYVNNIFDNHHPKDDGFNTYPYFWRAYDAVGREIAVEFQYRFR from the coding sequence ATGGCGATTCGTAGTCCGCTCATCCGTCATCCGTTGAGCTTCGCACTGGTGTCCGCGATGGCACTGACCATTAACGCGCAGGCTCATGCTCAGGAAGCCGAGCCTCAGCCTGGTCACGAGGTGACCAACAAGAGCGCGACCAACCTGGACAAGGTCACCGTCACGGGTTCGCGCATCAAGCGCGCTGAAGTCGAGGGCCCGGCACCGGTAACGGTCATTACCTCCGCTCAGATCGAGCGCGAAGGCTTCACCACCGTTTTCGACGCCTTGAACACCTTGACCCAGGCTAGCGGCTCCACACAGAACGAAATCTTCCAGGGTGGCTTCACCCCGAACGCCAGCGTCATCAATCTCCGTGGCCTCGGCCCGGGCCGCACCTTGCTGCTGATCAATGGTCGTCGTGCTGCTGACTACCCGCTGCCGTACAACGGCCAGAGCAATTTCGCCAATTTCGGCAACATCCCCGCTGCAGCTGTCGAGCGCATCGAACTACTGGCCGGTGGCGCGTCTGCCATCTATGGTTCCGACGCTGTCGCAGGCGTGGTCAATATCGTCCTGAAGACCAATTTCGAAGGCGATCTGATCAAGATTAAGGGTTCCACAACCACCGACGGCGGCCGTGATCGTGCCGACTTGCAATGGATCGGCGGCAAAACCGGCGACAAGTGGAGCCTCACCTACGCAGTTGAATATTTCAATTCCGAGCCGCTGCACGCGTACCAGCGTGACTTCATGGACTCGCTGCTGGACAACCCTTTGCCGCCGGACTTCGTCGGCATCCAGCCCAGTGGGACCATGCGCGTCCGTGACCGCACAAAGAGCGCGAACAGCTACATCGCACCGCCGCCTGGCGCCTGCGAGCAGATGGGCGATGAGTGGGTGCGCCATAACTATCGCTCTGCCAATGCAGCCGGCACGATCACCAACCTTGGCCAAGCTTGCGGCACCTACAAGGATGTTGGGTACCAGACGATCAGCAACGGCAACAACGACATCTCGGCGTACCTGTACGGCACGTTCGACTTCGACAGCGGCGTGCAGGCCTGGGCAAGCCTCCAGACCTATTGGTCGCGCGCCAAGTACACCGGCGGCACCCAGTTCTGGGGCGGCCCAACCGTCGGCGGTCTCTGGTACGACCAGGGTCTTGGCACGATCGTCGACGCGCAGCGCATTTTCACGCCGATGGAAGCCGGCGGCCTGAACAACCTGATGAGCAAGAATGACGAAAAGTCTTACGATCTTGCAGTTGGCTTCAAGGGCAACTTTGGCGAACGCTTCGATTGGGATGCAACCGTATCCCGCGCCGAGTACCGCATCAAGGTAGAATCCCCGCGATTGGTCGCGTCGAAGATCAACGACTGGTTCCTCGGCCCACGCCTTGGCACGCGCAGCGGCTACGCGGTCTACGATCTGAATGAAGCGCATTATTACAGCGCGTTGACGCCAGAGCAGTTCGCGTCAATGAGCACGACCCTGAAAACCGACGCCAAGTCATATGTAAACCAAGGTAACTTCGTGGTATCGGGCGACCTGTTTGAGCTACCGGCCGGACCCCTTGGCTTCGCGGCCATCGTGGAAGCATCCCAGCAGGAGTACAAGCTTAACGAAGATCCTCGCATTTTGCCGGACTACACTGGCGTCGACCGCCCCTACAACCGCACCGGCACCGGTGGCGGTGGCAAGCGCGACCGTTATGCGACGGGTGTCGAACTGTCCATCCCGATCTTCGACAGTCTCAAGGCCAGCCTCGCAGGCCGTCTCGACAAGTACGACGACGTCACCGCAGTGGATGACGCCCGTACTTGGAACGCCGGCCTGGAATGGCGTCCGTTCTCGAATCTGCTCTTGCGCGGCTCCTACGCCACCAGCTTCCGCGCCCCTGACATGCACTATGTGTTCGCCGAGCGCAGCGGCTCGTACAGCCCCGTTCTTGACGTGCGCCGCTGCCTTGAAAGCGGGCGAGTCGCAGCGCAGTGCACGAGCACGGACACGGCAACCAACTACACCGCCTTCGGCGTACGCCAAGGTACCAAGGACCTGAAGGAAGAAACGGGCAAATCCTGGACGGCTGGTTTTGTGTGGGACATCATCGACGGCCTTTCTGTCAGCGCTGACTACTACCACATCGAACTAGAAGACGTGGTCTCAGACATTACGTCTGCGTACATCCTGGAAGGCGAAGCCGGGTGCATCACCGGCAAGACCCGCAACGGCCAGCCGTTCACGCTGGGCGCGCCGGGCTCGGCGTTCTGCAACGACATGCTATCGCGCGTATCGCGCCTCAGCGCCCCGGGCACCCCGAATGACGGCCAGATCACAGAGATCCGTCGTGGCCCGATCAACCGCGCGGTCCTCGGCACAAAGGGCATCGACGCTACCTTGGACTACCGACTGGATACCGACCGAATGGGCGACTTCCGAGTTCAGCTTGGGTGGTCGCATACCCTCGGCCAGACATCCGCTCAGTTCAAGAACGATCCGGTACTAGACTACCGCGACGACCTGGGCAACTTCGACTTCCGCAGCCGCATCCGCGCAACCGGTACGTGGCAGCGGGACGACTGGCAGGCCGCGCTGTTCATGGTCCGCTACGGCAGCCTGCCGAACTGGCAGGAAACCGGCCGCGTCGCTCCCTACTTCATCTGGAACGGCAGCATTGGCAAGAAGATCACCGAGAAGGCGCAGGTCAACCTTTACGTCAACAACATCTTTGACAACCACCACCCGAAGGACGACGGCTTCAACACCTATCCGTACTTCTGGCGCGCCTATGACGCAGTGGGACGCGAGATCGCAGTTGAGTTCCAGTACCGGTTCCGTTGA